The Montipora capricornis isolate CH-2021 chromosome 3, ASM3666992v2, whole genome shotgun sequence genome includes the window CTGTTCCACCACAAGGTCGATCGGCATTGGTACAAACTAGGAAAACAGGAGGAAGTTTCTCAGGCAGCAAAAGGGATTTTGAATCTGACTCTTTCGCATGAGCGTCATCTCTCCTGGCAAGTGAAATCAAGATAGTCCAAATTACTTCTTGTTTCAAAAGTGTCTTGAATGTTCTTGTACAAGCCCTGCTTTGTGACAGGCTGGGCCATTTTATGAGGGTCTCGGCTGAGGTCATACACCAAAAGGTACAAAGCCCTTGATGTAAGAAAGAGTGGGTGAGTTGCGTAATAAACTGACTGTCCACCAAAATCCCATAAAACCGAGTAAATGTCATCTTCATCTTTAAGCTTTTCGACTACCTGTAACAATTTCTTGATCAAAGTTTCTACCTCCTCTGGTATTTTCGATGTGCTGAGAGTATCATTTACTTTGTTTGTACGATCAGCTCTTTGATCTGCTGAGGTGTTAAAAACATTACTGCTATCATCAGAATCTGGAACTCTCGATGCTCCAGCAGATGCTGCAGGATTTCTTGAAGTTTTGATACTTCTTAACCAACGGCTAGTGCTAGCCAGGATTCGAGCAATCGGCCCCTCTTTCGAGACATTTACAGGGAATTTATCGTGAGATATCAAGCTGCTCTCACTCTCTGTATTTGCACTTGGTGCCACCACGTCTACAAGGGAGGAGTCTTCAGACTGGACAGACGCAACAGAGCTTTCTTCAGGAAAAAATTCCCCTTCCTTTAATTTCTTCACAACCAAGAGAGCAGCATGTTGCTCATAGGAAGTTGCATCTTTAGTGTTTGCTTCTTGATCCGTCTCCCCAGTCTTCCAAATCTCAGTGGTGACTTTAAAGTACGACGGATCAACATCGATGCCAGTAGTGCTAACCTCATCTGAATTGAATCGTATTCCTCTAAGTGAGTTCTTAAGGCTGGTCTTTCCAGAGCGGTCCTGGCCAATCAACATGACTGGTATCCTTCTAGCTCTTGTCTTTCCTTTACTTATAGCCTTGTTATAAGCTTCCACAGCCAATGGGCCACGCAAATTGATCTCTTTAGGGAGCACTAAACGAAATGATTCGAAGTTAGGACAGCATACAAAGCGCTTGACTGCATGCAAAGCTACTTTTTTCGACGACCAGTTTAAGGAGAAAGGCACAACTTGGAGATAATCATGTGGACTGAAACACCCGCAAAAAAAGGTGGATTCTAACTTGTCGCAAGTTTCAGGTATAAAATAAATGGTTCAAAGCTTGTGGTGACCTACACAAGTCAGTTGAAATTAGATGTCTTGGAAATATTTGGTAATGGCGTATCATGCACCTCTTGTCTTTCATATCTGTATCACCTACCTCTTGTCTTTCCTTTACTCAAAGCTCTGTTGTAAGCTTCCGAAGCCAACGGGCCACAATGACGCAAATAGATCTCTTCAggggcaataaaaaaatggttcAAAGTTACTAAGACAGGGCAGCATACAGTAAGTTCTTGACTTTAGGAAATGCTAGCTTTTTTTAGACTACCAGTTTAAGGAGTGTAACCAAAGTCACGAGTATTTGTGTTTACTGAAAACTACACTCCTACGGTACTACAAAATAATCGGAGTACCCAACATACAAAGCTACTAAATACAGAAGTACACAGTACTATATCCTCACTGACAACTACTTACCACAACGTGAAACGAAGTTATGGGAGAGACATCCGCGGATTCTTGTGAGAAGAGGTAGGCAGCGAGGACAGATCTAGGGATATGAGGAGTTGTCAACCAACACCaggggaggaggggggaggggggtcgaATCTTGACCAGTCGTCTCGGTGGCCGGCGTTTTGACACAGTGAAAACAAGGCCACGAGGTCTAACCTATTTATCAGGGGAGCCCGCAATGCATTAAGCATCCCCAAGGACCGCGGCATATATACGAGCTGTTTCACAATGCGCTAATTGATTATTTAGTGAGAATAGTAAGGAAACTACTTTAAAGAAAGGGACGGAATGTAATACGTATGAATAATATGAACAAGATTTACCTTCACGGTGTCCTGCCTTAACGATATTAAAAAGCTACTTGAAATATGATCCACAAACCACTACAATACGGACTAAATTTATAcagaaaacttgagaaattaTGTAACATTATGCAGTAACATAATCACACTAAtactcaattactccgagatagcgaaccaatcatattgcttcAAACACAAAGATCACTGAGTAAGTATACACTAAAtgtgtatatttgaagtgcgggttatagacaaaaGAGAGAGGTGATTGTCGTACTTAtctggataatttaagcaattgtctcctgTACACAGCTAAAACATTTAGGTGGCTTTAATGGCATTTGTACCCATCGCCTCTGAAATTCCGGTGTAATGCTCAGAAAGACAGTTGcctaaattgtccagatacgtgcgaggatcacttctccctttcaaaATCCAATTCATGCATGTCACATCAATGCGGTAAAAGTTTGACAAGCCGCTAAACTGATTTTCTGTGCATTTTTATTCCAACAGGTGATTTGCTTAACTGGTAAACTTGTAGCCATGTGAGGCTTTTTTAAAGTTATATGTTACCTATGTTTGCAAAACGCACCTTCTTCCCTTGCCCGGCCATCCAGTTCTTTGCTACTTGTCAAACGGTTCACTTCATTGTATCCAGCGTCTTTACGCAAGTCACTCATTGAAGTATGAGCACCACCGAGGCTACTATGAATAACTCCTTCCTCGGTCCTATCACCCACTTCTCTTCCGTTGTTTGATTGCTCTTCGTGACATTCAGTGGTTTCTCGAATGTCAACATGCGACTTGTGAGCCTTGCTGAGATTGCTATCGGCACTTCCTTCCTCGACCAAGTTTCCAGGTTGTCTCGCGATGTTCGAAAACTTTTTGTGGTATTTACTAGCTTTCTGCATGTCTCCAAGTGCTTGATATGCATTGCTAAGATTAGAATAGGCACGTCGTTCTCCTGCGCGGTCACCTACTTCTTTGGCAATTCTCAAACGCTTTTTGTGATAATCAATAGACTTTTGAAAGTCACCTAAAGAATAGTAAGCAAcaccgagattgccataggcaccTCCTTCGCCTTCCCGGTCACCAACTCCTATGACAATGGTCAAACGCTTTTCATAAAACTCAATGGCTTTTCGGAATGCACCAAGCGAGTAGGAAGCATTACCGAGATTAGCGTAAGCGCGTCCTTCTCCTGCTCTGTCACCCACCTCCTCGGCAATGGTCAAGTCCTTTCTATGATACTCAATAGCTTTTCGAAAATCACCGAGTGACCAGTAAGCGTTACCAAGGTTACCATTCGCACGTCCTTCTCCTACACGGTTACCGACTTCTTTGGCGATATTTAAATCCTTTTTATGAAATTCAATTGCTTTTTTGAAGTTATCGAGTGCTTGATATGCATTGCCAAGATTGCAATGGGCACGTCCTTCTCCGGCTCGGTCACCTACTTCTATAGCAATGTTCAATTCCTTTTCATGATACCTAATTGCCTTTCGGAAGTCCCCAAGTGCTCGATatgcattgccgagattgccgcAAGCGTGTCCTTCTGCCGCTTTGTCATTCACTTTTTCGGCAATGTTCAAACTCTTTATATAATAATCAATGGCTCTCCGGAATGCTCCAAGTGCTTGATGAGCATTACCTAGATTGCAACAGGCAAGTCCTTCTCCTACCCGATCCCGCAATTGTTTTGCAATCTTCAAATGCTTTTCGTGATGGGCAATCGCTTCACGAAAGTCACAAATTGAATGGTATACATTGCCTAGATTGTGATGGGCAGCTTCTTCGCCTTTAAGGTCACCAACACTTTTTGCAACGTTGAGATTCTTTTCTAGTTTGGTTATAGATTGTTTGTTGTGTGAAGTCAAGTCTAAAGAGCAACCACTTTTCTGTGTTTCATTCATTTCAAGATTGTTTTATCTATAatttaaaatatcaattaaaagctgttgaaagcactccataaaaaaaattatcatgcgATAAAAGGAAAAGGCGAGGTTGTGTTCAAGGAAGGAAGAATGTTCATTGATCGCTTGCTGTGTGCACTGCACATACCAACATCAATCTAAAGCTTTTCAGCACAGAACGAAGAAAACTCAGGTCAGTTGCCTAAGAGCACTTCATATGCAGTCTTTTCTTGGAATGATAATTCTTCTCGGAGGCAATCAAAGGGAAtttgaaatcaaatcaataaaGAGTAAAGTCACTTAAAACACTCACAAACACGCGTCTTGCAGATCACCAGCAAGGGCTTCGATACTCACGACGATATTTTGATTACAACGATccaaggccccgtccacacgtattgGGATATATTTGAATCCGCAAACTTTTTTTTGCGGATTAAAAAGTTTCCGCGTTCACACGTAGCGTTTAcga containing:
- the LOC138041999 gene encoding LOW QUALITY PROTEIN: uncharacterized protein (The sequence of the model RefSeq protein was modified relative to this genomic sequence to represent the inferred CDS: inserted 2 bases in 1 codon), producing the protein MNETQKSGCSLDLTSHNKQSITKLEKNLNVAKSVGDLKGEEAAHHNLGNVYHSICDFREAIAHHEKHLKIAKQLRDRVGEGLACCNLGNAHQALGAFRRAIDYYIKSLNIAEKVNDKAAEGHACGNLGNAYRALGDFRKAIRYHEKELNIAIEVGDRAGEGRAHCNLGNAYQALDNFKKAIEFHKKDLNIAKEVGNRVGEGRANGNLGNAYWSLGDFRKAIEYHRKDLTIAEEVGDRAGEGRAYANLGNASYSLGAFRKAIEFYEKRLTIVIGVGDREGEGGAYGNLGVAYYSLGDFQKSIDYHKKRLRIAKEVGDRAGERRAYSNLSNAYQALGDMQKASKYHKKFSNIARQPGNLVEEGSADSNLSKAHKSHVDIRETTECHEEQSNNGREVGDRTEEGVIHSSLGGAHTSMSDLRKDAGYNEVNRLTSSKELDGRAREEEIYLRHCGPLASEAYNRALSKGKTRVLPKEINLRGPLAVEAYNKAISKGKTRARRIPVMLIGQDRSGKTSLKNSLRGIRFNSDEVSTTGIDVDPSYFKVTTEIWKTGETDQEANTKDATSYEQHAALLVVKKLKEGEFFPEESSVASVQSEDSSLVDVVAPSANTESESSLISHDKFPVNVSKEGPIARILASTSRWLRSIKTSRNPAASAGASRVPDSDDSSNVFNTSADQRADRTNKVNDTLSTSKIPEEVETLIKKLLQVVEKLKDEDDIYSVLWDFGGQSVYYATHPLFLTSRALYLLVYDLSRDPHKMAQPVTKQGLYKNIQDTFETRSNLDYLDFTCQEXDDAHAKESDSKSLLLPEKLPPVFLVCTNADRPCGGTEPFALAREVYGSLQGKSYKDHLCDDVFVVDNTKSGGESECPEVARLRHSILAVAKELPLMKEDIPIYWLKYEKALQVTLGEGHKWIYLGHARRIAAEVCQIHDNQEFVTLLDFLHDQRILIHFDDTPELNKLVVLDPQWLIDVFKKVITVQLSDCRGKAEIKQLWHKLETAGILEEKLLKHVWDPLIQKHETYESFIAIMEKFSLLCSWPSSDISCNKQYLVPSMLMSHPPKEITELIVSAELPSLFLKFEPGQVPRSLFPRLVLQFFQWGQNEFLSSLHPQLYKNFARFYTAGDEDCSVILLCRSSFIEIVVHRGNVNPRLVEGIQSKLTISSGPQHDSFEVFCARSVYRQLSLMLECMRNEFCWLRNMIYQAGFICPVCCHRKLVNYCRTHRKHYCEQEECLHFLSESELHRAKQFITCTRAAAAVNNKVHVKNFLAWLTSPTEQTATDEIDGRGLLSGKGIEDRSLVRLPVDVVKSLMSDSCHPEEIVLQFKESLHLDQMCLEQPNPETKRTIRSLAKRAKDSNRIDVVKHLREITPAGTTGPLLPGNLDIRSIPVSQMRELTIDLSSGEEWKNVAEKLGLSPKEIRYLDKRTRNPCDAALAFVSQRCRINVDELYDVLTECGYPVLADTL